A region of Gracilinanus agilis isolate LMUSP501 chromosome 3, AgileGrace, whole genome shotgun sequence DNA encodes the following proteins:
- the WIPF1 gene encoding WAS/WASL-interacting protein family member 1, producing MPVPPPPAPPPPPTFALANTEKPSLNKSEQAGRNALLSDINKGKKLKKTVTNDRSAPILDKPKGSGGGGSGFGGGSSTGGFGGSCGGASGGGFGGSGPPGLGGLFQAGMPKLRSTANRDTVSDSGGTRPPILPPGGRATSAKPFTPPGGVGRFPTPSPGHRSGPPEPQRNRMPPPPRPDLSSKPDSGPPPVPSTPRPTQSNLHNRGSPPVPSGVHRQPSLGPTPPPFPGNRSAGFGGSIRQSSPGSSSPFSNRPPLPPAPSRAMDDKPPPPPPPMGNRPAINREGAPPPPPPQNNKPPVPSTPRPSSSSQAPPPPPPPSRPGPPPVPPVSCGNDEIPRLPQRNLSLTSSAPLLPSPGRSGPLPPPPNERPPPPVRDPPSRSGPLPPPPPINRNGNTSRALPSTPQLPSRGGLENQRGSPRPPLPPDRPGSGAPPPPPPSSSMRNGFQDLSCEDEWESRFYFHPLSDLPPPEPYVPMTKSYPSKVARNESRSGSNRRERGAPPLPPIPR from the exons GCAAACACAGAGAAGCCTTCCTTGAACAAATCGGAGCAGGCTGGGAGAAATGCTCTCCTTTCTGACATTAACAAAGGGAAAAAACTCAAGAAAACAGTCACCAATGACAGAAGTGCACCAATATTGGACa AACCTAAAGGATCTGGTGGTGGAGGCAGTGGCTTTGGAGGAGGAAGCAGTACTGGTGGATTTGGTGGAAGTTGTGGTGGTGCTTCTGGAGGTGGTTTTGGAGGGAGTGGTCCACCTGGTTTAGGCGGATTATTCCAGGCTGGAATGCCGAAGCTGAGGTCCACAGCCAACCGAGATACTG TTTCAGATTCAGGAGGAACCCGTCCCCCCATTTTGCCCCCAGGAGGAAGAGCTACATCCGCCAAGCCATTTACCCCTCCAGGTGGTGTAGGGCGATTTCCCACACCTTCTCCAGGCCACAGAAGTGGTCCTCCCGAGCCCCAGAGGAATCGAATGCCTCCTCCTCCCAGGCCTGACCTGAGTTCCAAGCCCGACAGTGGGCCACCTCCTGTGCCCAGCACACCAAGACCGACACAATCAAATCTCCACAACCGAGGCTCTCCCCCTGTACCCAGCGGAGTACACCGACAGCCCAGCCTGGGGCCaactcctcctcctttccctgggAACCGAAGTGCAGGGTTTGGAGGTTCTATTCGACAGTCATCTCCAGGCTCTTCATCCCCCTTCTCCAACAGGCCTCCCCTTCCTCCCGCCCCCAGCAGGGCCATGGATGAcaaaccaccaccacctcctcctccaaTGGGCAACCGGCCAGCCATCAATAGAGAAGGGGCTCCTCCGCCTCCTCCTCCACAAAACAATAAGCCTCCTGTGCCTTCCACTCCCAGGCCATCTTCCTCTTCCCAGGCCCcaccgcctcctcctcctcccagcagGCCAGGTCCTCCTCCTGTGCCTCCAGTTTCCTGTGGCAATGATGAAATCCCCAGGCTTCCCCAACGGAACCTATCCCTCACTTCTTCTGCTCCTCTCTTGCCTTCACCGGGGAGGTCAGGTCCACTTCCTCCCCCACCCAATGAGAGGCCACCTCCTCCGGTGAGAGATCCACCAAGCAGATCAG GACCTCTCCCACCACCTCCACCTATAAACAGAAATGGCAATACTTCCCGAGCACTGCCTTCTACTCCTCAACTGCCTTCCAGAGGTGGCTTAGAAAACCAGAGAGGTAGCCCAAGGCCTCCTCTTCCTCCAGACAGGCCTGGCTCTGGAGCTCCACCTCCCCCACCACCCTCATCTTCAATGAGAAATGGCTTCCAAGATTTATCATGTGAAG ATGAGTGGGAAAGCAGATTCTACTTCCATCCGCTGTCTGATTTGCCGCCTCCAGAGCCATATGTACCAATGACCAAGAGTTACCCCAGTAAAGTGGCAAGAAATGAAAGCCGAA